Within Nitrososphaera sp., the genomic segment CTAAGGATTGATGCTTTAAATGACCGTTATAAACAAGACCATCGAAATTAACGCGCCAGTCTCCGAGGTGTTTACGTATTTTGCAAGGCCGGAACACATGGCGGATCAGTTCCCGGAGAACATGGGCTTGAGCGTAATACCGGTCGAAGTTAAGAACGGTTTTGGCGTTGGAACGATTTTTAGGATTAGCGGCGATTTTGATGGCAAACGGCTTGAGTGGGATTGCGAAACCAACGAGTACGTTCCACAGAGAAAGATCGTAGCCAAAATGATTGAAGGTCCTTTCAAGCAGTGGCAGATCACCGTAAGCTTTGAGGAGCTTGGCGAGAAAAAGACCAAGACTGGAATGGAAGTAGAGTACGACATGCCGATGGGACCGCTTGGCAACTTTATCGACAAGGTGAAGCTGAAAAAGATTGCAGAGCGCGGTATGGAAAACGGTCTGTTGCGGGTCAAGGCGTTGCTGGAAGGCACGGGCTCAATTCCGGTCTACATTACGCTTGATGCCTACAGGCACATCCTTCGAGAGAAGGAAAAGCTGAACTGCTCGGTGTCTGAAGCAATAGTAAAGATAATCGAACAAAAGCAGCAGACGGCCAAAGTTTCTTAGGCGCCTGCTTTTACGCCTTTATTCTCTTTTCCGCTAATCCGAAAATATTTTTGGCAATGCTGGTTCTAGTTTGATTTAAATTGAACTTTATCCACGAAAATTTCTGCAGGGTTCGTAGCTCAGCCAGGTAGAGCGTCTGGCTCTTAACCAGTCAGCAGTTTCGCAAATTCTGGGTTAAAATGTCGTGGGTCCGAATCCCACCGAACCCGCTTCTCTCAAGCACCTTAGATTAGACTCGACCTACATACCTGCAAACTGGAACATGAATGCAGCCCTGACCGAACCACTCGAGCATTTTCTAAACGCTGTAGGCAGTCAGGAGACCAAGCGGCAGTATCGGAAGAAGATAGAACTGTTCCTGTCGAGAGTCGAGATTGAAGGAACAGGAAATGAGAGCCAAGCAGCAAATCGAAACTTGTCGTGATTCCAATCCTTGTTCCCTTGACGCTGATTTGCGGTGTTTATTAGGGATTCAGAAGCCAAACCCCTAGGTTTAGGAGGGATGCGAATGCGACCCATCCAACATATGGCAACAAAATGAATGATGCGGTTCTTGATATTTTATGAAAGATAATTACTGTCGCCGCGATGCTTGCCAGCAATATTACGATCTCTACAAATGCAAGTTGAGGAGACCTCAGACTAAAGAATAGAAATGACCAAAGCACATTCAGGCCTAGCTGGAGTCCGAACGCAGTAAATGCAGCAGGTCTTATACCAAGTTTGCTCCTGTCGATCACTGTTCTTCTCCAAACAAGGTACAAGGATACTCCCATCAGCACATATAGCACCGTCCATGCAGGACCAAAGACCCAATTTGGAGGAGTGAACCAGGGTTTTTCAATCAATTGATACCATGTTGCAATAGAACTGGCTGTTAGGGCAGCACCAATTGCTCCCGCGGATAAAGGGATTGCAACTGAAATTGCCAGACGTATGAGAGCCCGATTGTTACCAAGAGCCTCCGAAAAGGACTTTTGCCCGACCATATGTGAGTGGTATTTTCTTTTTATAATAATAGTAAGCATGCATTGCAATGCAGTGTATCTGGTTCCCAAGCACAGAATTATCACAGTGAATCTAGAACTTTACGTGACAAGCTTTGGTGCGAGCAACAACCGGATCGCCAAATGGTCATCGCGTTTTCGACCTAGAAGTCATTTAGCCAGTTCAGCGGTAAAATCCCATTTTTGACCAATTTTCCTTTAAGGTTGGCAAAACGATTGGTTGCAAGTACATAGGCTCCTCTATTAGAACTCCCAATGATGTAATTGGTGGCAGGCTATTCGAACCTTGGCAATATTGCAGGAATCTAAATCTCGTTATCGCAGACTCTGGCAAAGGAAATTTAATGAAAAATATATGACCTCAATCGAATGAATCGAGAGCACAAATGAAGGCAGCAGTTTACCGGGAGCATAGCAAGGATCCCAGGCAGGTTGTGAAAATTGAAGAAGTCGAGACGCCAAGGCCAAGACCAAACGAGGTGTTGGTGAAGGTCGAAGCGGCATCATACAATTACAATGACCTGTGGGGAATATGGGGTCAGCCTATCAAGATTCCCATGCCTCACATTTCAGGGAGCGACATCGCAGGCACTGTAGCGGAGGTGGGCGAGAATGTGACCGGCAATATCAAGGCCGGAGACAGGGTTGTTTCATATCCGAACCTGACCTGCAGGGTCTGTTACGAATGCACGTCTGGCAGAGAATACGACTGTTCTGACCGGAAGGTGTGGGGCTTTCAGACCGGACCGCTCTGGGGGGGTTTTGCCCAGTACACGCACCTGCCGGAAGTAAACGTCGTAAAGATACCTGACGAGGTGTCGTTCAATGACGCGGCGGCCATCTCCATGGTCGGGATGACTGCGTGGCACATGCTTGTTACCCGTGCAAGGATAAAACCGGGCCAGACCGTTCTAATTATGGGCGGGGGCAGTGGCATGGGAATAGCAGGGATTCAGATCGCAAAATTGTTCAATTGCGATGTAATCGCCACGGCGGGCAATAAGGAGAAAATGGACAAATGCCTTGAGCTTGGGGCCGATTTTGCTGTCAACCACAGGGAGCCGGGCTGGCACAAGGAGGTACGCAAGATTACGAACAAGCAGGGAGTGGACCTCGTCTTTGAACACATCGGCAAGTCCACTTTTCCGGAGGAGGTTGGCCTGCTGAAGATGGGAGGGACACTGGTGTCAACAGGCGCAACCACCGGCTATGATTCTCCTTTGGACCTCCGGTATCTGTTTTTCAAAGGTATCAACCTGCTTGGCGCCACACAGGGAACAAGGGCAGGCCTGGAGGAAGTCATAAGGTGGGTGAGCAGGGGCATGATAAAGCCCACGATCGACACGGTTTATCCCTTCAGCCAGATGGTCGAGGGCCATGTCAAGATGGCAGATTCACAGCTGTTCGGCAAACTGCTTACGACTCCGCAGAGAATATGAGCAGATAAAGACAAGGCTCCAGTCTGGGCCTCCGGTGGCAAGGACGCCGGCGCGGTTACTTTTTTTGTTTGATTTGACCCCGAGACTGGATATCCTCCAGTCCTCACTCATGCGGCCTGGTTATCGCTTTTCCTGTCAATCTTTATGTCCGGGCGAGTTGGCCTTTTCCCTTCGGCTGCGTCCAGCCCCCTTTGACCTGCGGATCGAAGCTTTTCCTCATCCTTTAGCTCCCGATTGAGCAGGAAACTCAAGACTGCCCGGATGCCGACTATTATTGCAACTACTTCAAGCGATTGCAGGGTGGGATTAAGAATAGTCTTTAGGACATCGCCTGCGATAAAGAACTCAAGCCCAGTAAGTATCCTCGTAGTAAACTGTTGTTTGATCGAGTGCTGATTGAGCCCAGCCTGCTTTACGTCGCGCGCTTCGACCTGTATCAGAAAAATCAGGGTCACGATCGCCCCGTAGGCTATTATGCCGACTCCTATTAGGTCCAAGCCGAGTGAAATTGGCTGAATGATCCGGGCAACAGGTAGCCCGTCTGCCACCGTCTGCTTGATTAGCGGACCAAAGAAAAGTTGCACTGCTAGGTACTTTCCCCTGCATTTCTGGCTCAAAATAGGATAAATCGGTTAACCGTTGTCTGTGGGCTGGCTGTTCAATGCGGCCCGTAGATAATTTGTTCACCGTCTTTATATGCAAGAGATATCCCGCATGTAGTTATATAAGGCGCTGGCCGCCGGACCGGATTGGTGTGTGAGGGATCATCCTTTCGGATGAAGATCAGGCCCGGGCCAGCACCATATTATAGCGCGCCATGACTATAATTGTTCATTGGTCTGCAGCATGTTCTGTTCTGGACACTGCCTTCATTGTATGTCGCCCTTGGGGTTTGAGTCGGCAAACGTGGTATAATCTTCTGAAGCCACGGCATCCCGCTTTCGTGCTCTGACGAACTTTAATTATCAAAAGATATTTTTCTGTACTTTTTGTCTCAAAGCGCTTTAACCCTTATCGGGCATGCTTGACCGTGACAGAAAGAGAATACAAAGAGAAAATCAAGAACGATGCCGACGAGCAGAAAGTAGAACGCGAATTCAAGGA encodes:
- a CDS encoding SRPBCC family protein, with the protein product MTVINKTIEINAPVSEVFTYFARPEHMADQFPENMGLSVIPVEVKNGFGVGTIFRISGDFDGKRLEWDCETNEYVPQRKIVAKMIEGPFKQWQITVSFEELGEKKTKTGMEVEYDMPMGPLGNFIDKVKLKKIAERGMENGLLRVKALLEGTGSIPVYITLDAYRHILREKEKLNCSVSEAIVKIIEQKQQTAKVS
- a CDS encoding TspO/MBR family protein: MVGQKSFSEALGNNRALIRLAISVAIPLSAGAIGAALTASSIATWYQLIEKPWFTPPNWVFGPAWTVLYVLMGVSLYLVWRRTVIDRSKLGIRPAAFTAFGLQLGLNVLWSFLFFSLRSPQLAFVEIVILLASIAATVIIFHKISRTASFILLPYVGWVAFASLLNLGVWLLNP
- a CDS encoding zinc-binding dehydrogenase — encoded protein: MKAAVYREHSKDPRQVVKIEEVETPRPRPNEVLVKVEAASYNYNDLWGIWGQPIKIPMPHISGSDIAGTVAEVGENVTGNIKAGDRVVSYPNLTCRVCYECTSGREYDCSDRKVWGFQTGPLWGGFAQYTHLPEVNVVKIPDEVSFNDAAAISMVGMTAWHMLVTRARIKPGQTVLIMGGGSGMGIAGIQIAKLFNCDVIATAGNKEKMDKCLELGADFAVNHREPGWHKEVRKITNKQGVDLVFEHIGKSTFPEEVGLLKMGGTLVSTGATTGYDSPLDLRYLFFKGINLLGATQGTRAGLEEVIRWVSRGMIKPTIDTVYPFSQMVEGHVKMADSQLFGKLLTTPQRI
- a CDS encoding DUF1622 domain-containing protein, encoding MQLFFGPLIKQTVADGLPVARIIQPISLGLDLIGVGIIAYGAIVTLIFLIQVEARDVKQAGLNQHSIKQQFTTRILTGLEFFIAGDVLKTILNPTLQSLEVVAIIVGIRAVLSFLLNRELKDEEKLRSAGQRGLDAAEGKRPTRPDIKIDRKSDNQAA